In a single window of the Gossypium hirsutum isolate 1008001.06 chromosome A13, Gossypium_hirsutum_v2.1, whole genome shotgun sequence genome:
- the LOC107894782 gene encoding actin-related protein 2/3 complex subunit 5A — protein MAEAEKFMGSDNVEDILTKIENKSLKIESLIKQYKPIEAIKTALEGYPPQDERCKFANWIGVRKALMAIKDVEGILRSLNPQYYDILMKYVYRGLSTGDRTTCDQCLKIHEKLTEKAGFGCILRSLADTVNTI, from the exons atggCAGAAGCGGAGAAATTTATGGGATCTGATAACGTCGAGGATATACtaacaaaaatagaaaacaaatctctgAAGATCGAGAGCTTAATTAAACA GTATAAACCCATTGAAGCTATTAAAACTGCGCTTGAGGGTTATCCTCCTCAAGATGAACGATGCAAG TTTGCGAATTGGATAGGTGTGCGTAAAGCATTAATGGCTATAAAAGATGTTGAAGGAATACTCCGTTCTTTAAATCCCCAGTACTATGATATTCTTATGAA GTATGTATATAGAGGATTGTCGACTGGAGATCGTACCACATGTGATCAATGCCTTAAGATCCATGAAAAGCTGACAGAGAAAGCTGGTTTTGGATGCATACTTCGTTCCCTTGCAGACACTGTGAACACAATTTGA
- the LOC107893193 gene encoding cell division cycle 5-like protein, with protein sequence MRIMIKGGVWKNTEDEILKAAVMKYGKNQWARISSLLVRKSAKQCKARWYEWLDPSIKKTEWTREEDEKLLHLAKLMPTQWRTIAPIVGRTPSQCLERYEKLLDAACARDENYEPGDDPRKLRPGEIDPNPESKPARPDPVDMDEDEKEMLSEARARLANTRGKKAKRKAREKQLEEARRLASLQKRRELKAAGIDTRQRKRKRKGIDYNAEIPFEKRPPPGFYDVADEDRPVEQPKFPTTIEELEGKRRVDIEAQLRKQDIAKNKISQRQDTPSAILQANKLNDPETVRKRSKLMLPSPQISDHELEEIAKMGYASDLLAENEELAGGSGATRALLANYSQTPRPGMTPLRTPQRTPAGKGDAIMMEAENLARLRESQTPLLGGENPELHPSDFSGVTPKTQIQTPNPMLTPAATPGTAGLTPRTGMTPSSDGYSFALTPKGTPIRDGLHINEEMDLHDSAKLEQRRQADLRRNLRSGLGTLPQPKNEYQIVIQPPPEDNEEPEEKIEEDMSDRIARERAEEEARQQALLKKRSKVLQRELPRPPSASLELIRDSLMRTDGDKSSFVPPTSIEQADEMIRKELLSLLEHDNAKYPLDEKANKAKKKGAKRPANGSIPSIEDFEEEEMKEADSLIKEEAEILRVAMGHENESLDDFVEAHNTCLNDLMYFPTRNAYGLSSVAGNMEKLAALQTEFENVKKKMDNDKSKAESMEKKYNVLTQGYERRAATLWRHIESTVKQIDTAGTELECFQALQKQEHLAASHRINGLWEEVQKQKELEQTLQRRYGNLMSELERMQRLMNVYRAQAEKQEEVGEKNHALELSEAAASQVAVPSAGHSEPAPSLEHLDSSLDGQPSAEVDVNADSGKEHATMDIGTDGNMHINEPLVVEDKGDDITQTLNKMSGDAATSSEVATESINPDSFSTKQESIQETVESTEVDNSCVLGGDTSENQTGMEE encoded by the exons ATGAGGATTATGATAAAAGGAGGAGTATGGAAGAACACGGAGGATGAGATCTTGAAAGCGGCGGTTATGAAATATGGGAAGAATCAATGGGCTCGGATTTCTTCTTTGCTTGTTCGTAAATCTGCTAAGCAATGTAAAGCTCGTTGGTATGAGTGGCTGGATCCTTCTATCAAAAAG ACTGAGTGGACTAGAGAAGAGGACGAGAAACTGCTTCATCTTGCTAAGCTCATGCCAACACAATGGAGAACAATTGCTCCAATTGTTGGTCGGACTCCATCGCAATGTCTTGAACGGTATGAGAAGCTCCTTGATGCAGCCTGTGCTAGAGATGAAAATTATGAGCCAGGTGATGATCCCCGGAAATTGCGCCCTGGAGAGATTGACCCAAATCCCGAATCAAAGCCTGCTCGTCCAGATCCTGTTGATATGGATGAGGATGAGAAGGAAATGCTTTCTGAAGCTCGTGCTCGGCTTGCTAATACTAGAGGCAAGAAAGCGAAGAGGAAAGCTAGGGAGAAACAGCTTGAAGAGGCCAGGAGACTTGCTTCTTTGCAAAAAAGGAGGGAGCTTAAGGCTGCTGGAATTGATACGAGGCAACGGAAGAGGAAAAGGAAGGGGATTGACTATAATGCTGAAATTCCTTTTGAGAAGAGGCCTCCTCCAGGCTTTTATGATGTTGCTGATGAAGATAGACCCGTAGAGCAGCCTAAGTTCCCAACTACTATTGAGGAACTTGAGGGAAAAAGAAGAGTTGATATAGAAGCACAGTTAAGAAAGCAGGATATTGCGAAGAATAAAATTTCACAGAGGCAGGATACTCCATCAGCAATATTGCAGGCAAACAAGTTGAATGATCCAGAAACAGTAAGAAAGAGATCAAAACTTATGCTGCCATCACCCCAGATTTCTGATCATGAATTGGAGGAGATTGCAAAGATGGGATATGCCAGCGATCTTCTTGCAGAGAATGAGGAACTGGCTGGAGGGAGTGGTGCAACTCGTGCTCTTCTCGCAAATTATTCTCAGACACCACGTCCGGGAATGACACCTTTACGAACCCCACAAAGAACACCAGCTGGAAAAGGTGATGCTATTATGATGGAAGctgaaaatttggctaggctgAGAGAGTCCCAAACACCATTACTTGGTGGAGAAAATCCAGAGTTGCACCCTTCAGATTTCTCAGGGGTCACACCTAAAACACAGATCCAAACACCAAACCCAATGTTGACTCCTGCTGCAACTCCTGGAACTGCAGGTCTTACGCCTAGAACTGGAATGACACCATCAAGTGATGGCTATTCTTTTGCTTTGACCCCTAAAGGAACTCCCATCAGGGATGGGCTCCACATAAACGAAGAGATGGACCTACATGACAGTGCCAAACTTGAGCAGCGGAGACAAGCTGATCTAAGAAGGAATTTGCGATCTGGACTCGGTACTCTTCCACAGCCAAAGAATGAGTACCAGATAGTCATTCAGCCACCCCCAGAAGATAATGAAGAACCAgaggagaagattgaagaagaCATGTCTGATCGGATTGCTAGAGAAAGGGCCGAGGAAGAAGCACGACAGCAGGCATTACTTAAGAAGAGATCAAAAGTGTTGCAGAGGGAGCTTCCGAGACCTCCTAGTGCCTCTCTGGAATTAATTAGAGATTCTTTGATGAGGACCGATGGTGACAAAAGTTCTTTTGTTCCCCCTACTTCAATTGAGCAGGCTGATGAAATGATAAGAAAAGAGCTTTTGTCCTTGCTGGAACATGATAATGCTAAGTATCCACTTGATGAAAAGGCAAATAAGGCGAAGAAAAAAGGTGCCAAGCGTCCTGCAAATGGATCCATTCCCAGTATTGAAGATTTCGAAGAAGAGGAAATGAAAGAG GCTGATTCTTTGATTAAGGAGGAGGCTGAAATTCTTCGTGTGGCAATGGGGCATGAAAATGAATCTCTTGATGATTTTGTGGAAGCACATAATACTTGCCTAAATGATCTCATGTACTTCCCTACTCGTAATGCTTATGGTCTATCAAGTGTTGCTGGAAATATGGAGAAACTTGCGGCCTTGCAAACTGAATTTGAAAATGTGAAAAAGAAGATGGATAATGATAAGTCGAAGGCAGAAAGCATGGAGAAGAAGTACAATGTTCTCACACAGGGTTATGAG AGGCGGGCTGCAACTCTTTGGCGTCATATTGAGTCTACTGTTAAGCAGATAGATACTGCAGGAACAGAGCTAGAATGTTTTCAAGCATTACAAAAGCAGGAGCACTTAGCAGCATCACACAGAATAAATGGTCTCTGGGAGGAAGTCCAGAAACAGAAGGAGCTTGAACAAACCTTACAAAGACGCTACGGGAATCTCATGTCTGAGTTGGAAAGGATGCAAAGACTTATGAATGTATATAGAGCACAAGCAGAAAAGCAAGAAGAGGTAGGTGAAAAGAATCATGCTCTTGAGTTGTCTGAGGCTGCAGCAAGCCAAGTTGCTGTACCTAGCGCAGGACATTCAGAGCCTGCACCTTCCTTGGAGCATCTTGACTCTTCTCTTGATGGCCAACCAAGTGCAGAAGTTGATGTGAATGCTGATTCAGGAAAAGAACATGCTACTATGGATATTGGAACAGATGGAAACATGCACATAAATGAGCCATTGGTTGTGGAAGACAAAGGAGATGATATCACACAGACACTTAATAAGATGAGTGGGGATGCTGCTACAAGTTCTGAGGTTGCTACAGAATCTATAAATCCGGATTCATTCTCTACCAAACAGGAAAGCATCCAAGAAACGGTTGAATCTACCGAGGTTGACAATTCTTGTGTATTGGGTGGAGACACTTCTGAAAATCAAACTGGAATGGAGGAATAG